One genomic window of Halorubrum hochsteinianum includes the following:
- a CDS encoding helicase-related protein — protein MTRPEFIDNRGGNTLAVAINEYIDDLREKMGPEPNLDIATGYFNPRGYFEVADALDQVGEVRLLLGAQPDQKDTERWRQPGEPRGDEYNQKRLEESLKTLDRNLDQDRDLLGFSRRIDSRLQQLVDFLRSGDVKVRRYEERFLHGKAYLFSHDQGTLVGSSNFTGAGLTSNMELNVGQYSPSVTGQVNEWFEDIWADAESYDLASIYEERFEPYDPYLIYLRVLYERYGDELEEEAEDDGAINLTNFQQDGVRRAERFLDEHNGVVVADEVGLGKTYIAGKLLEKTVNENRQRALVVAPAYLRDGMWESKAPEWGVQFETLSYSELRNERQLGGDRSYLDLDKEEYQLVIIDEAHAFRNPGTQQADALRQLLRDDPPKDVVMLTATPVNNSLWDLYYLLYYFIKNDAAFASEGIRSLRDRFKHAQSEDPSDLSPDLLFDVLDETTVRRTRRFIREHYENATLPDGEGSEVRITFPESQPRRIDYDFSDTFGDAFFDDVAEGLAAGDHDESDLTLARYRPSYYLEGEEDASELSLVGLLRTGLLKRFESSSKAFANTLERMINQNRAALDLLDNGMFPKPDAIEEWVEADSDEALDNAFDQANDQTIYNLGATEAEVAEFRQDLEADLEILQGWYERVSVVTQEQDEKLDTLGETLVDIVEDAKEDAETDPELEVEGAFQQNRKVVIFSYYADTVDWILDYLEECVQNDDTLSCYEGRIAGVTGDGSVRGITREDAVHGFAPDSADAPAGVEDQYDILVTTDVLAQGVNLQQARNVINYDLPWNPMRVVQRNGRIDRINSPHPEIFPMTFFPEDRLDDLLELEFRVRQKVTQAARSIGLDSQVIPDMDTMQQNFSDRVEDIESIREEDEEVYEKGGGKAAAYSGEEYRQELREGLEDREDQITSLPWASGSGFRGENPGYFFCARVGGEMFMRFVPDNDETEIIDDTLTCLQRIDCDRDTSRELPNEFKKGVYDAWENAKVDIWQQWQEQTDPRSVQPDVPKAFREAIEHVREYWPSELTQNRQEELIDSLGAPWPHQYEREMRELVRDEGLESEEKTRKIVDKADELGLQPYDAPEPLPPIREEEVKLICWMAVAPEQTDTDESGPTLVSQSTL, from the coding sequence ATGACCAGGCCAGAGTTTATCGACAATAGGGGAGGCAACACCCTTGCCGTGGCCATCAATGAGTACATCGACGACTTGCGCGAGAAGATGGGTCCAGAGCCCAACCTGGACATCGCGACGGGCTATTTCAACCCCCGTGGCTACTTCGAAGTAGCCGACGCTCTCGACCAAGTTGGCGAAGTTCGCCTCCTGCTCGGCGCACAGCCAGACCAGAAAGACACCGAACGCTGGCGCCAGCCGGGTGAGCCGCGTGGCGATGAGTACAACCAGAAGCGCCTCGAGGAATCGCTCAAGACTCTGGATCGGAACCTCGACCAGGACCGTGACCTGTTGGGGTTCTCTCGGCGCATCGACAGCCGCCTCCAGCAACTCGTCGACTTCCTGCGGAGTGGTGACGTCAAAGTCAGGCGCTACGAAGAACGGTTCCTCCACGGGAAGGCGTATCTCTTCTCACACGACCAGGGCACTCTGGTCGGTTCCTCTAACTTTACCGGTGCGGGCCTGACGTCGAACATGGAGCTGAACGTCGGCCAGTACAGCCCCTCTGTGACAGGGCAGGTCAACGAGTGGTTCGAGGACATCTGGGCCGACGCCGAGTCCTACGACCTGGCGTCGATCTACGAGGAACGGTTCGAACCCTACGACCCGTATCTCATCTACCTACGCGTCCTCTACGAACGCTACGGCGACGAACTCGAGGAGGAAGCCGAGGACGATGGCGCGATCAACCTCACCAACTTCCAGCAGGATGGGGTTCGTCGTGCCGAACGTTTCCTCGACGAGCACAACGGCGTGGTCGTCGCCGACGAGGTTGGCCTCGGGAAGACCTATATCGCCGGGAAGCTCCTCGAAAAGACAGTCAATGAGAACCGCCAACGCGCGCTGGTGGTGGCGCCAGCCTATCTCCGGGACGGGATGTGGGAGTCGAAGGCGCCCGAGTGGGGGGTTCAGTTCGAGACACTCTCGTACTCTGAACTACGGAATGAACGCCAGCTTGGTGGTGATCGGTCGTATCTGGATTTGGACAAAGAGGAGTACCAGCTCGTTATCATCGACGAGGCGCACGCGTTCCGCAATCCCGGTACACAGCAGGCCGACGCGCTGCGACAGCTCCTGCGTGACGACCCGCCGAAGGACGTCGTGATGCTGACGGCGACGCCGGTGAACAACTCCCTGTGGGACCTCTACTACCTGCTGTACTACTTCATTAAGAACGACGCAGCGTTCGCTTCTGAGGGGATTCGGTCGCTACGTGACCGATTCAAGCACGCACAGTCTGAAGACCCATCCGACCTGAGTCCCGACCTCCTGTTCGACGTCCTTGACGAGACAACTGTTCGACGGACGCGACGATTCATCCGGGAACACTACGAGAACGCGACCCTGCCTGACGGCGAGGGCAGCGAGGTCAGGATCACGTTCCCTGAGTCGCAACCTCGACGTATCGACTACGACTTTAGCGACACGTTCGGGGACGCGTTCTTCGACGACGTCGCAGAAGGGTTGGCAGCTGGAGATCACGACGAATCAGACCTCACACTCGCCCGATACCGACCGTCGTACTACCTCGAAGGCGAAGAAGACGCCTCGGAACTGTCGCTTGTCGGGCTGCTCAGGACTGGCCTGCTGAAGCGTTTCGAGTCCTCGAGCAAAGCGTTCGCCAACACGCTAGAGCGGATGATCAACCAAAATCGCGCCGCGCTGGACCTACTCGACAACGGGATGTTCCCCAAGCCCGACGCGATCGAAGAGTGGGTCGAGGCCGACAGCGACGAGGCACTTGACAACGCTTTCGACCAAGCCAACGACCAAACGATATACAATCTCGGTGCGACGGAAGCGGAAGTCGCGGAGTTCCGTCAGGACCTCGAAGCGGACTTGGAAATCCTACAGGGATGGTACGAGCGCGTGAGTGTTGTCACGCAAGAGCAAGACGAAAAGCTCGATACCCTCGGCGAGACGCTCGTCGATATCGTTGAGGACGCCAAAGAAGATGCGGAGACAGATCCCGAACTCGAGGTAGAGGGGGCGTTCCAGCAGAATCGGAAGGTCGTCATCTTTTCGTACTACGCAGACACCGTTGATTGGATTCTGGACTACTTAGAAGAGTGCGTCCAGAACGACGATACCCTTTCTTGCTACGAGGGACGGATCGCTGGCGTTACTGGGGACGGATCAGTTCGAGGCATTACGAGAGAAGACGCAGTTCACGGCTTCGCCCCCGACTCTGCGGATGCGCCAGCGGGTGTCGAAGACCAGTACGATATACTCGTTACAACCGACGTGCTCGCTCAAGGAGTCAACCTCCAACAGGCCCGCAACGTGATTAATTACGACCTGCCGTGGAATCCGATGCGTGTCGTCCAACGGAATGGCCGTATCGACCGCATCAACTCGCCACACCCCGAGATATTCCCGATGACGTTTTTCCCAGAAGATCGCCTCGACGATCTATTAGAACTTGAGTTCCGCGTTCGTCAGAAGGTGACTCAGGCTGCTCGATCCATCGGCCTCGACAGTCAGGTCATTCCGGACATGGATACGATGCAGCAGAACTTCTCTGACCGGGTCGAAGATATCGAATCGATCCGCGAAGAAGACGAAGAAGTCTACGAGAAAGGCGGTGGCAAAGCAGCGGCATACTCCGGCGAAGAGTACCGTCAGGAGCTTCGCGAAGGTCTGGAAGACCGGGAAGATCAGATCACGTCGCTCCCGTGGGCATCAGGATCCGGATTCCGTGGTGAGAATCCCGGCTACTTCTTCTGTGCTCGGGTAGGGGGAGAAATGTTCATGCGATTCGTTCCGGACAACGATGAAACAGAAATAATCGATGACACGCTCACCTGTCTCCAGCGGATCGACTGCGACCGCGATACGTCGCGTGAACTTCCGAACGAGTTTAAAAAAGGAGTCTACGATGCTTGGGAAAATGCGAAGGTGGACATCTGGCAGCAGTGGCAAGAACAGACAGATCCGCGTAGTGTTCAACCAGATGTTCCGAAAGCATTTCGAGAGGCAATTGAGCACGTTCGCGAATATTGGCCCTCAGAACTAACCCAGAACCGCCAAGAAGAGCTTATCGATTCACTAGGAGCTCCATGGCCCCATCAGTACGAGCGCGAAATGAGAGAGCTGGTTCGCGATGAAGGATTAGAGAGTGAAGAAAAAACGCGTAAAATAGTCGACAAGGCCGATGAACTGGGGCTCCAACCTTATGATGCCCCTGAGCCATTGCCACCAATTCGGGAGGAAGAGGTCAAGCTGATCTGCTGGATGGCTGTTGCTCCAGAACAGACCGATACAGATGAGAGTGGACCAACCCTAGTCTCGCAGTCGACGCTATAG
- a CDS encoding Eco57I restriction-modification methylase domain-containing protein, producing the protein MPIEFLESETQRPWRSDRVGTDCELYLGEGSNALEVVVTERDDRPQKNWLQRLYTDRRSQRINPILVVVLRDDGQIVDIIGPAGENPDVKRDLEPSQVERICKSAIDRPDHHAAQRFLSAVLAQIDEELVGLRNQGLLSTHELKTGVPNRDDWNDAVSQAKGLLDGEGRDLVEGLGYEIERLQNHSYILKDTSDGREQAVAVFLNEDETFDHAQKRFTGQTPISYALSEADKKNLDYVIASSQSRLRLYTTNPDAGFGSRGRTDTFVEINTDLLADDNVGYLPLLFSSSALQDEGSLHEIMADSKDYAAELGRRLRERIYDDVIPDLAEAIADARDLEDPTKDELDETYRMALIKLYRLLFIAYAEDEGFLPRHNPRYERRSLKAKAHELHELRQEGVEFDERSTTHWGDVMELSRAIHDGHSEWSLPEYNGRLLSSDEEITEAGAGLAEIELTDDQFGPVLANLLIDESEADDIEGPVDFRNIGVREFGVIYEGLLESELSVADQDLTVDDEGHYTPVDPTGQQQLGENNEDVVVEEDEVYLHGQSGERKATGSYYTKTQFVEHLLDHSLEPALDDHLERLDQLREEEGRTAAAKAFFDFRVSDIAMGSGHFLVGAVDRIENRLMKYLAREDVHLPQVEEELDRLRDAAEDAFESSEEMPEVERSQLLRRQVARRCIYGVDVNDLSTELARLSLWVHTFVPGLPLAFLDYNLTTGDSLAGIGTLDEVSEILDIDQTNLGMFMGGSSVMNDIEDAIDELGSFADADAQQVAEARETREKIQGQLEETRAAFDVLAASRIDEEIDPSVVNDDGVDLFETQEYKVAKEALQGINHLHFPTAFPEVFNGDNSGFDVLLGNPPWEESTLEEKGFWSRYEPGIQAKTQSEFEKIRNDLKEERPDLVETYESELAEQQRRSSILRDGPYPGVGTGGSAPDTYLAFCWRFWRLAKESGHSGVVLPRGALSGDISEEFRREVLEEGTILDLTFLINNKNWVFPDIHPQYTIGLLSFQKKENVKGEVPIRGPFTSPKQFEDESLQEPHYFKVDDSLNWTGNASLPILPPDPSTASAFDVLADPHRLDFEGEWHAYPTTELNSGTEKTKDDGTRLMHFVEDPPEDYWPVLKGKSFDIWDPDTGTRYAWADPDVMTEYLQESRESSYKYAGSNSKFAGMTEGWVKDPETLPCYDARIVFRDVSRSTDSRTVRPALVRENVFLTDTAPYLLWPKGDETDEAYLLGVLSSIPLDWFSRRFVSKHVTLQIARGLPIPRPGRDSTLRQRAVELSGRLAAVNEHYENWADEVGVDYGPLDEDEKQEKIHELDAVVAHLYGLSRENLQVIFETFHDNWDHGPRKNAVLEHYDEWDDRLEADT; encoded by the coding sequence ATGCCTATTGAGTTCCTTGAGTCGGAAACACAACGACCATGGAGATCAGACCGGGTTGGAACCGACTGCGAACTCTATCTCGGTGAGGGATCTAATGCCCTAGAAGTCGTTGTTACAGAACGTGACGACCGGCCACAAAAGAACTGGCTCCAGCGGCTCTACACCGATCGCCGTAGCCAGCGAATCAACCCGATTCTCGTTGTCGTGCTTCGAGATGACGGTCAGATAGTCGACATCATCGGACCTGCCGGGGAAAATCCAGATGTTAAGCGCGACCTCGAACCATCGCAGGTGGAGCGAATCTGTAAATCCGCCATCGACCGACCGGATCATCACGCCGCACAGCGTTTCCTCAGTGCCGTCTTAGCTCAAATCGATGAGGAATTGGTCGGTCTTCGCAATCAGGGTCTTCTCTCAACACACGAACTGAAAACAGGAGTTCCTAACCGCGACGACTGGAACGATGCTGTTAGTCAAGCTAAAGGACTGCTTGATGGAGAGGGTCGAGACCTAGTAGAAGGCCTCGGCTACGAGATTGAAAGACTTCAGAACCACAGTTACATTCTCAAAGACACGAGTGACGGCCGAGAACAGGCGGTTGCCGTCTTCCTAAATGAGGACGAGACATTCGATCACGCGCAGAAACGCTTCACCGGTCAGACACCGATCTCGTACGCGCTCAGCGAAGCTGACAAAAAGAACCTAGACTACGTTATCGCCAGTTCACAGAGCCGTCTACGGCTGTACACTACTAACCCGGATGCGGGCTTCGGTTCTCGTGGGCGAACGGATACCTTCGTCGAGATCAACACGGATCTCCTCGCTGACGACAACGTCGGGTACCTTCCCCTACTGTTTTCGTCGAGCGCCCTCCAAGACGAGGGTTCGCTCCACGAGATCATGGCTGACTCGAAGGATTACGCTGCCGAGTTAGGTCGACGCCTTCGAGAACGAATCTACGACGACGTCATTCCCGACCTTGCAGAAGCCATCGCCGACGCCCGCGATCTCGAGGACCCCACGAAGGACGAGCTGGACGAAACCTACCGGATGGCGCTGATCAAGCTCTACCGGCTTCTGTTCATCGCTTACGCTGAAGACGAAGGGTTCCTCCCGCGCCACAACCCTCGGTACGAGCGCCGTTCACTGAAAGCAAAAGCTCACGAACTTCACGAGCTTCGGCAGGAGGGGGTTGAGTTCGATGAGCGGTCGACGACACACTGGGGCGACGTGATGGAGCTCTCCCGAGCGATTCACGACGGTCATTCCGAGTGGAGTCTGCCCGAGTACAACGGGCGGCTGCTCTCCTCTGACGAGGAGATCACAGAAGCTGGGGCTGGACTAGCGGAGATCGAACTGACTGACGACCAGTTCGGCCCAGTGTTGGCGAACCTGCTCATCGACGAGTCCGAGGCAGACGACATCGAGGGTCCGGTCGACTTCCGGAACATCGGAGTTCGGGAGTTTGGTGTCATTTACGAGGGACTGCTTGAGTCTGAACTCTCGGTCGCCGACCAGGACCTGACCGTCGACGACGAGGGGCACTACACCCCGGTTGACCCCACAGGCCAACAGCAGTTAGGTGAGAACAACGAGGACGTAGTGGTTGAGGAGGACGAAGTGTACCTCCACGGTCAATCCGGTGAGCGGAAAGCCACCGGATCGTACTACACGAAAACCCAGTTCGTTGAACACCTTCTCGACCACTCACTTGAACCTGCACTGGACGATCACCTAGAGAGGCTGGATCAACTGCGTGAGGAGGAAGGGCGTACAGCTGCCGCCAAGGCGTTCTTCGACTTCCGGGTCTCCGACATCGCGATGGGGTCGGGACACTTCCTCGTCGGCGCCGTCGACCGCATCGAGAACCGCCTGATGAAGTACCTGGCTCGGGAGGATGTCCACCTCCCACAGGTCGAAGAAGAACTCGACCGTCTGCGCGACGCCGCCGAGGATGCCTTCGAGAGCAGTGAGGAAATGCCCGAAGTTGAGCGTAGCCAGCTTTTACGACGACAGGTCGCTCGTCGGTGTATCTACGGCGTTGACGTGAATGATCTCTCGACGGAGCTGGCGCGCCTCTCGCTGTGGGTACATACGTTCGTTCCGGGGTTGCCGCTGGCGTTCCTCGACTACAACCTCACTACGGGCGACTCGCTGGCAGGCATCGGCACGCTGGACGAAGTGAGCGAAATTCTCGACATCGACCAGACGAACCTCGGGATGTTCATGGGCGGCTCCAGCGTCATGAACGACATTGAGGATGCCATTGACGAGCTCGGAAGCTTCGCGGATGCCGACGCTCAACAAGTCGCCGAGGCTCGGGAAACGCGCGAAAAGATCCAGGGTCAGTTAGAAGAGACTCGCGCCGCGTTTGACGTTTTGGCTGCCTCGCGTATCGATGAGGAAATTGACCCAAGTGTCGTGAATGACGATGGGGTAGACCTCTTTGAAACACAGGAGTACAAAGTAGCTAAAGAAGCATTACAAGGAATCAACCATCTACATTTTCCCACTGCTTTCCCAGAAGTATTCAATGGAGATAACTCTGGGTTTGACGTATTGCTAGGCAATCCGCCATGGGAAGAGTCCACGTTGGAGGAGAAGGGGTTTTGGTCCCGCTACGAGCCAGGAATCCAAGCCAAGACACAGAGCGAGTTTGAGAAAATTCGAAATGATTTGAAAGAGGAGAGACCAGATTTAGTCGAAACGTACGAAAGTGAACTAGCAGAGCAGCAGAGAAGAAGCTCGATTCTACGGGATGGACCATACCCGGGGGTAGGTACCGGAGGTTCCGCTCCAGACACCTATTTAGCATTTTGCTGGCGGTTCTGGAGGTTGGCAAAGGAAAGTGGCCACTCTGGCGTAGTTCTACCACGTGGTGCCCTGTCAGGAGACATCTCAGAAGAGTTCCGCCGCGAGGTTCTGGAGGAGGGAACCATCCTTGACCTCACATTCCTGATTAATAACAAGAATTGGGTATTCCCAGACATCCATCCTCAGTACACTATAGGGCTACTGAGTTTTCAGAAGAAAGAGAACGTCAAGGGCGAGGTCCCGATCAGAGGGCCGTTTACAAGCCCAAAGCAATTTGAGGATGAATCGCTTCAGGAGCCTCACTATTTCAAGGTGGATGATTCACTAAACTGGACAGGCAACGCCTCTCTCCCGATACTTCCACCAGATCCCTCCACAGCGAGTGCCTTTGACGTGCTTGCTGATCCGCACCGACTTGACTTTGAAGGAGAATGGCACGCATACCCAACTACTGAGCTTAATTCGGGGACCGAAAAAACGAAAGACGATGGTACGCGGCTAATGCACTTCGTTGAGGACCCCCCAGAGGATTATTGGCCGGTGCTGAAGGGCAAGTCGTTCGATATTTGGGATCCTGATACAGGAACGAGATATGCTTGGGCAGACCCAGATGTGATGACAGAATATCTCCAAGAGAGTAGGGAGAGTTCGTATAAATACGCTGGATCAAACTCAAAGTTTGCGGGGATGACTGAAGGATGGGTCAAAGATCCAGAAACACTCCCCTGCTATGACGCTCGCATCGTCTTCCGAGACGTTTCTCGCAGTACCGATAGCCGAACAGTCCGCCCGGCGTTGGTTCGAGAGAACGTGTTTCTTACAGATACGGCACCCTATCTTCTGTGGCCAAAGGGAGACGAAACTGATGAGGCATACCTGCTAGGGGTTCTATCATCGATTCCTTTGGATTGGTTCTCCAGACGTTTTGTCTCAAAACATGTAACACTACAAATCGCACGCGGGCTTCCGATCCCCCGGCCCGGACGCGACTCTACTCTTCGACAGCGTGCCGTCGAGCTCTCGGGCCGGCTTGCGGCTGTCAACGAGCATTACGAAAACTGGGCTGACGAGGTTGGCGTTGACTATGGGCCGCTTGACGAAGATGAGAAACAGGAGAAGATCCACGAACTTGACGCCGTCGTCGCCCACCTCTACGGGCTGAGCCGTGAGAACCTCCAGGTCATCTTCGAGACGTTCCACGACAACTGGGACCACGGGCCCCGCAAGAACGCAGTGCTCGAACACTATGACGAGTGGGACGACCGGCTGGAGGCTGACACATGA
- a CDS encoding DNA adenine methylase → MADAVFPYPGGKSRFASWILDQTPEHTCFVEVFGGAAGVLANKSPETSDVEVYNDRDGDLVQFFEVLRDRHEELVEWLDRTPYSREIYDEWAHKFFHGYRPADPIERAGQFFYLRYTQWGGKYDSRSGFGTSKVRNLALSYANKVDRLDEFADRFRDVVVENLDWDDVFEKYDSEDTVFYCDPPYVGYEDYYLVNTIDHSALVDGLAGLEGDWICSYEDLPDGFEDVYVLDRDEKRFINNGKRGSSKDAKERLVMNFDPGDD, encoded by the coding sequence ATGGCCGACGCCGTCTTCCCTTACCCCGGTGGGAAGAGTCGGTTCGCGTCGTGGATCCTCGACCAGACGCCTGAGCACACCTGCTTCGTGGAAGTGTTCGGCGGCGCCGCCGGCGTGCTCGCGAACAAGAGCCCGGAGACGAGCGACGTCGAGGTGTACAACGACCGCGATGGCGACCTCGTCCAGTTCTTCGAGGTCCTCCGCGACCGCCACGAGGAACTGGTCGAGTGGCTCGACCGGACGCCGTACTCGCGGGAGATCTACGACGAGTGGGCGCACAAGTTCTTCCACGGCTACCGGCCGGCCGACCCGATCGAGCGCGCTGGCCAGTTCTTCTACCTCCGGTACACGCAGTGGGGTGGAAAGTACGACTCGCGGTCAGGGTTCGGGACCTCAAAGGTCCGGAATCTGGCTCTCTCATATGCGAACAAGGTTGACCGCCTCGACGAGTTCGCCGACCGGTTCCGAGACGTGGTCGTCGAGAACCTCGACTGGGACGACGTCTTCGAGAAGTACGACAGCGAGGACACCGTGTTCTATTGTGACCCGCCGTACGTCGGCTACGAAGACTACTACCTTGTGAACACGATCGACCACTCAGCGCTCGTCGACGGGCTCGCCGGGCTTGAGGGCGATTGGATCTGTTCGTACGAGGATCTCCCGGACGGGTTCGAGGATGTCTACGTGCTTGACCGGGACGAGAAGCGGTTCATCAACAACGGGAAACGCGGGTCGTCGAAGGACGCGAAAGAGCGGCTCGTGATGAACTTCGACCCCGGAGACGATTAG
- a CDS encoding Cdc6/Cdc18 family protein has protein sequence MNEVTDALAPIEKGQRAENCFLFGPSGAGKTTVAKAAVRELRQEILDVPHAYVNCWRDYTRNAVLDRLSRDLVGAAVPRSASTSTLLDRVHRNFNGPGVVILDEVDQLRETELLYDLHEFRGLSWIGIANDEVDLLADLDERVRSRVSVGYRVTFDRYGEDTIAEIVRRRARAGLGPGAASDEVCEAIARLADGDARMGITTLRAAARKASSEGLSNIPKRLVEDSISEAEREIARKTYSKLTDHQRVVVDVLQEDGPLIQRELHERYSERHDDPVSLRYFRDAHLAKLEHYELVETESKSGKKFYRLSQPTKVSSMI, from the coding sequence ATGAACGAGGTGACCGACGCCCTCGCGCCCATCGAGAAGGGCCAGCGCGCAGAGAACTGCTTCCTCTTCGGCCCCTCCGGCGCCGGAAAGACGACCGTCGCGAAGGCGGCCGTCCGCGAGCTCCGGCAGGAAATCCTCGACGTCCCGCACGCCTACGTGAACTGCTGGCGAGACTACACGCGGAATGCGGTCCTCGATCGACTCTCCCGCGACCTCGTCGGCGCGGCCGTCCCGCGCTCGGCTTCGACGTCGACGCTGCTCGACCGCGTCCACCGGAATTTCAACGGCCCCGGCGTCGTCATCCTCGACGAGGTCGACCAGCTGCGCGAAACCGAGCTGCTCTACGACCTTCACGAGTTCCGCGGCCTCTCGTGGATCGGCATCGCGAACGACGAGGTCGACCTACTCGCCGACCTCGACGAGCGCGTCCGCTCTCGCGTTTCGGTCGGTTACCGCGTTACCTTCGATCGGTACGGAGAGGACACGATCGCGGAGATCGTCCGGCGCCGCGCTCGTGCCGGGCTGGGTCCCGGCGCAGCGAGCGACGAGGTCTGCGAGGCGATCGCGCGGCTCGCCGACGGCGACGCACGCATGGGGATCACGACGCTCCGGGCGGCGGCACGGAAGGCGAGCAGCGAGGGCCTGTCGAACATCCCGAAGCGGCTCGTCGAGGACTCAATCTCCGAGGCCGAACGCGAGATCGCGCGGAAGACGTACTCGAAGCTCACCGACCACCAGCGAGTCGTCGTCGACGTGCTTCAAGAAGATGGACCGCTGATCCAGCGTGAGCTCCACGAGCGATACTCCGAGCGTCACGATGATCCGGTTAGTCTGCGGTACTTCCGAGACGCACACTTGGCGAAGCTGGAACACTACGAGCTCGTCGAGACGGAGAGCAAGTCTGGAAAAAAATTCTACAGACTTTCTCAGCCCACAAAGGTAAGTTCTATGATATAG
- a CDS encoding Kiwa anti-phage protein KwaB-like domain-containing protein has protein sequence MTDQQSALEKVKAARKFAEGNTNVDYLLVHKRESGPEVRSMEFPATVQNEFRDLIINALSDYVDGIRNGDLTVQDLSAINTVTDEASLQHSPTDSLPDTALFNELERDTDYPSIRYDSDDPPDFQLIKVTDGEKVLMGIQNHRSLTVFDETKKGIPLLYQESMYTKFAGDLLIVPDSINAVSYDGDVFVRSPKSFEKMFEMRDEYEERASEVFDRFDDVGIKFARDKLTDEWLVSDIRVLRKLYTIHENEITEHATPEEVKNLIVKYDVDVEYDFDDDELTLDVENYFDIWKLLRVLNADYAEAEIIPARLEIQGKRIMDD, from the coding sequence ATGACTGATCAACAATCGGCACTTGAAAAAGTCAAGGCGGCAAGGAAATTTGCGGAAGGTAATACAAATGTCGATTACCTTCTTGTACATAAGCGAGAATCTGGGCCAGAAGTGAGGAGTATGGAATTCCCAGCTACAGTTCAAAATGAATTCCGTGATCTGATAATTAATGCTCTCTCAGATTATGTTGACGGGATTCGCAATGGGGATCTTACCGTCCAAGATCTAAGCGCTATCAACACAGTTACTGATGAGGCGAGCTTACAGCACTCGCCTACGGATAGTCTCCCAGACACTGCCCTGTTCAACGAACTAGAGAGGGACACAGATTATCCATCTATTCGTTATGATAGCGATGATCCACCTGATTTTCAACTGATCAAGGTGACCGATGGCGAGAAGGTTCTCATGGGCATTCAGAACCACCGTTCGCTCACTGTCTTTGATGAGACGAAAAAGGGAATTCCGCTGCTATATCAAGAATCGATGTACACTAAATTTGCTGGGGATCTCTTGATTGTTCCAGATTCAATTAATGCTGTAAGTTACGATGGTGATGTATTCGTACGGTCCCCAAAGTCATTTGAAAAGATGTTTGAAATGCGTGACGAGTACGAAGAGAGAGCAAGTGAGGTGTTTGACCGTTTTGACGATGTTGGAATCAAGTTCGCTCGTGACAAACTAACTGATGAGTGGTTGGTTAGTGATATTCGTGTTCTTAGAAAATTGTACACAATTCACGAGAATGAGATTACAGAACATGCCACACCAGAGGAAGTCAAGAATCTGATAGTGAAGTATGACGTTGATGTTGAGTACGACTTTGATGATGATGAACTGACGTTAGATGTTGAAAATTACTTTGACATTTGGAAGTTACTGAGAGTTCTTAACGCGGATTATGCGGAGGCCGAAATTATCCCAGCCCGTCTAGAAATACAAGGTAAGCGGATCATGGACGACTGA
- a CDS encoding tyrosine-type recombinase/integrase, translating into MNLQPHEEQDGKKVWLSETEVEKLEAVADGTEQTIAFALGARCGLRSAEILDVAPQDVVETDAGWVVRVWEGKGDKFRETPAPSDLAMRIQTIGDVRDAASDEPVLSVSSTRSLRRWLQDAREQLAEQEDDIGWEFLSTHDLRRTWASALADAEVDPLLVLDWGGWEDLETFLEHYNGTYSPAAQRRAREKVAWL; encoded by the coding sequence ATGAATCTCCAGCCCCACGAGGAACAGGACGGAAAGAAGGTGTGGCTCTCCGAAACCGAGGTCGAGAAGCTCGAAGCGGTCGCCGACGGCACTGAGCAGACGATCGCCTTCGCGCTCGGCGCCCGGTGCGGGCTGCGCTCGGCGGAGATTCTCGACGTCGCCCCGCAGGACGTGGTCGAGACCGACGCGGGCTGGGTGGTCCGAGTCTGGGAGGGGAAGGGAGACAAGTTCCGCGAGACGCCGGCGCCGAGCGACCTCGCGATGCGTATCCAGACGATCGGCGACGTCCGCGACGCGGCGAGCGACGAACCGGTTCTGTCGGTGTCGTCGACGCGGTCGCTCCGACGCTGGCTCCAAGACGCTCGCGAGCAGCTCGCCGAGCAGGAGGACGACATCGGCTGGGAATTCCTCAGTACGCACGATCTCCGACGGACCTGGGCGAGCGCGCTCGCGGACGCGGAGGTAGACCCGCTACTTGTGCTCGACTGGGGTGGTTGGGAGGATCTTGAGACGTTCCTCGAACACTACAACGGGACGTACAGCCCAGCGGCGCAGCGGCGGGCTCGCGAGAAGGTGGCGTGGCTGTAG